The proteins below are encoded in one region of Lactuca sativa cultivar Salinas chromosome 3, Lsat_Salinas_v11, whole genome shotgun sequence:
- the LOC111896233 gene encoding uncharacterized protein LOC111896233, with translation MVEENFLYEFGRLTDKTLSDGEELNEGWSEDEFTHGKKASDIFYGMPPIPDCPDPIVKPQTFHSLGPNDDMFVRQTYDNKQQLIFALSLKATREKFQFKTKYSNKNRYEVYCEIEKCSWRLYGKHLDPTDEFEIRTFNNVHTCSSLQIHPNHKHANKKVMGTILHEIMGKTCSKVWRPNEISKDLNALLEINVDYKQAWCAIQYAMELLLGSSEECFSNLSIYFHNLKRHNPGTVAYIQTDSEDCFESECSNVFFRKVIIMDGAYLKGDFKGTILHAVAMDRNNQILPLAHGICKKESGLTWTWFLEKLYECVGDCQELTFVTDRADAIQYRFSSTRPQVAAYLSEISRANCTRAYSLSKRYDYMTSNSAEFMNALYVDARKIPIIPLLEFFCRKRSTVLTEWAEKVVSKNEECMTGWSVSGVPDAIYQVHDFKHGGIVDLRQETCTCKYWEVTGLPCGHVIMVLKHLKKTNFRHLTIDAYKMETY, from the exons ATGGTTGAAGAAAATTTTTTATATGAGTTTGGAAGACTGACTGACAAAACTTTGTCAGACGGTGAAGAGTTAAATGAAGGATGGTCAGAAGATGAGTTCACACACGGGAAAAAAGCTTCAGACATATTTTACGGTATGCCTCCCATACCTGATTGTCCTGATCCTATTGTTAAACCCCAAACATTTCACAGTTTAGGTCCAAATGATGATATGTTTGTTCGTCAAACATATGATAACAAACAACAACTAATTTTTGCTTTGAGTCTTAAAGCAACCAGAGAAAAGTTTCAGTTTAAGACCAAATATTCTAACAAAAATCGTTATGAGGTATATTGTGAAATTGAGAAGTGTAGTTGGCGTTTATATGGAAAACACCTTGATCCCACTGATGAATTTGAAATCAGGACTTTCAACAACGTGCACACATGTTCGTCATTACAGATACACCCTAATCATAAACATGCTAATAAAAAAGTGATGGGTACTATATTGCATGAGATTATGGGAAAAACTTGTTCCAAGGTTTGGAGGCCTAATGAAATATCAAAGGATTTGAATGCTTTGTTGGAAATCAATGTAGATTACAAACAAGCTTGGTGTGCAATACAATATGCTATGGAACTGTTGTTGGGATCCTCTGAAGAATGTTTTTCCAATCTTTCTATTTATTTTCACAATTTGAAGAGGCATAATCCCGGTACAGTGGCGTATATTCAAACAGATTCTGAAGATTGTTTCGA ATCCGAGTGTTCAAACGTTTTTTTTCGTAAAGTTATAATTATGGATGGTGCCTATTTGAAGGGTGATTTTAAGGGAACCATATTGCATGCAGTAGCTATGGATAGGAACAACCAGATATTGCCCCTTGCGCATGGAATATGCAAAAAAGAGAGTGGTCTTACTTGGACATGGTTTCTTGAAAAGTTGTATGAATGTGTTGGTGATTGTCAAGAATTGACTTTTGTAACTGATAGGGCCGATGCAATTCAG TATAGATTTAGTTCTACTAGGCCGCAAGTAGCAGCGTATCTAAGTGAAATTTCCCGTGCTAATTGTACTAGAGCATATTCGTTGTCGAAACGTTACGATTACATGACCTCAAACAGTGCAGAGTTCATGAATGCTTTATATGTAGATGCAAGGAAGATACCTATAATACCCCTTCTTGAGTTCTTCTGTC GGAAACGTTCAACAGTGCTAACCGAGTGGGCTGAAAAAGTAGTTAGTAAAAATGAAGAGTGTATGACGGGATGGTCCGTTTCTGGTGTTCCAGATGCAATATATCAAGTTCATGATTTCAAACATGGTGGCATAGTTGATCTGAGGCAAGAGACTTGTACATGCAAATACTGGGAAGTAACTGGGTTgccttgtggtcatgtcataatGGTCTTGAAGCACTTGAAAAAAACTAACTTCAGACATCTGACTATAGATGCTTACAAAATGGAAACGTATTGA